One Miscanthus floridulus cultivar M001 chromosome 11, ASM1932011v1, whole genome shotgun sequence DNA window includes the following coding sequences:
- the LOC136492990 gene encoding uncharacterized protein isoform X3, which translates to MALRSPELRWLGSLTRPGRLAPSPLAALASPRRRRRAPSPSQSPSSPSPSDSSTPSTAPASAGAPGAEGFDGPEWKKVSAKRFGIKESMIPAEAWNVLHRLRSRGYDVYLVGGCVRDLIMKKTPKDFDIITTADLRQVKDTFSGSAVIVGRRFPICHVHENNSIVEVSSFYTSARGSSGSQIYNSKSQNCSKNDFVRWKNCQGRDFTINGLMFNPYSEKIYDYLGGIEDIKKAKVRTVIPAGTSFQEDCARILRAIRIAARLGFSFPKETAYYVRMLAYSVARLDKGRILMEMNYMLAYGSAEASLRLLWRFGLLEHLLPFQVLFSKLDNFLAPNRPCHNSLWISLLAFHEALARKPCDPLVVATFALAFYLGGDMSLAVDIGKSINRQHDTGFRELIEPKVWTDKHLAGEVQSFAALMKRALTEMTDEYHVANAMVKIPQAPSSDLVFIPLQAYLKVLKFIESVQYGKKELGYEPKRDGMINYHNLSNGTHAEITNLFTLVVFDTLYPTDMEAEDGCSS; encoded by the exons ATGGCCCTGCGCTCCCCGGAGCTGCGGTGGCTCGGCTCGCTCACGCGGCCCGGCCGCCTCGCTCCATCCCCACTCGCGGCGCTCGCCTCcccacggcgccgccgccgcgcaccgtCCCCGTCGCAGTCCCCTTCTTCGCCCTCGCCCTCCGACTCGTCCACCCCATCTACCGCCCCCGCATCCGCCG GTGCGCCGGGAGCGGAGGGGTTCGACGGGCCGGAGTGGAAGAAGGTCAGTGCCAAGCGGTTCGGGATCAAGGAGTCCATGATCCCCGCAGAAGCCTGGAACGTACTACACCGCCTCCGCAGCAGAG GATATGATGTGTACCTTGTTGGTGGTTGTGTTCGAGATCTCATAATGAAGAAGACGCCAAAAGATTTCGACATAATAACAACAGCTGATCTTAGGCAG GTGAAAGACACTTTCTCAGGATCAGCTGTTATAGTAGGAAGGCGTTTCCCCATATGCCATGTACATGAGAACAATTCCATCGTTGAG GTGTCAAGTTTTTATACTAGCGCAAGGGGGTCAAGTGGTAGCCAGATTTACAATTCAAAGAGCCAAAATTGTAGCAAGAATGATTTTGTTCGCTGGAAGAACTGCCAAGGGAGGGACTTCACAATTAATGG GTTAATGTTCAACCCATATTCAGAAAAGATCTATGATTACTTGGGAGGCATTGAAGATATTAAGAAAGCTAAG GTTCGGACTGTAATTCCTGCTGGCACTTCGTTCCAGGAGGACTGTG CCCGTATTCTACGTGCAATCAGAATTGCAGCTCGTTTAGGGTTTAGCTTCCCCAAAGAAACAGCTTATTATGTGAGAATGCTTGCTTACTCAGTGGCAAGACTAGACAAG GGAAGGATACTCATGGAGATGAACTATATGCTTGCTTATGGTTCAGCTGAAGCTTCTTTAAGGTTGCTGTGGAGGTTTGGCCTCCTTGAACATTTGTTGCCCTTTCAG GTCTTATTTTCTAAGCTGGATAATTTTCTTGCACCTAATAGGCCATGTCATAATAGTCTATG GATAAGCCTTTTAGCCTTTCATGAAGCATTGGCACGCAAACCATGTGATCCTTTGGTAGTGGCTACTTTTGCACTAGCCTTCTACCTGGGAGGTGATATGTCTTTGGCAGTGGATATCGGAAAATCAATCAACCGGCAACATGATACTGGATTTCGAGAGCTCATAGAACCCAAAGTCTGGACAGATAAGCATTTGGCAGGTGAAGTACAAAGCTTCGCTGCATTGATGAAGCGGGCATTAACTGAAATGACTGATGAGTATCATGTCGCAAATGCTATGGTGAAAATCCCTCAAGCACCATCATCAGATCTT GTGTTTATACCACTACAAGCCTACCTGAAGGTTCTCAAATTTATCGAGAGTGTTCAATATGGCAAAAAGGAGCTTGGCTATGAACCAAAACGTGACGGGATGATCAATTACCATAACCTGTCTAATGGTACACATGCAGAAATAACAAATCTCTTTACACTGGTTGTTTTCGACACACTATACCCTACAGACATGGAGGCTGAAGATGGCTGCAGTTCTTAA
- the LOC136492990 gene encoding uncharacterized protein isoform X2 gives MALRSPELRWLGSLTRPGRLAPSPLAALASPRRRRRAPSPSQSPSSPSPSDSSTPSTAPASAGAPGAEGFDGPEWKKVSAKRFGIKESMIPAEAWNVLHRLRSRGYDVYLVGGCVRDLIMKKTPKDFDIITTADLRQVKDTFSGSAVIVGRRFPICHVHENNSIVEVSSFYTSARGSSGSQIYNSKSQNCSKNDFVRWKNCQGRDFTINGLMFNPYSEKIYDYLGGIEDIKKAKVRTVIPAGTSFQEDCARILRAIRIAARLGFSFPKETAYYVRMLAYSVARLDKGRILMEMNYMLAYGSAEASLRLLWRFGLLEHLLPFQAAYFSSTRFKRKDKGTNMLLVLFSKLDNFLAPNRPCHNSLWISLLAFHEALARKPCDPLVVATFALAFYLGGDMSLAVDIGKSINRQHDTGFRELIEPKVWTDKHLAGEVQSFAALMKRALTEMTDEYHVANAMVKIPQAPSSDLVFIPLQAYLKVLKFIESVQYGKKELGYEPKRDGMINYHNLSNGTHAEITNLFTLVVFDTLYPTDMEAEDGCSS, from the exons ATGGCCCTGCGCTCCCCGGAGCTGCGGTGGCTCGGCTCGCTCACGCGGCCCGGCCGCCTCGCTCCATCCCCACTCGCGGCGCTCGCCTCcccacggcgccgccgccgcgcaccgtCCCCGTCGCAGTCCCCTTCTTCGCCCTCGCCCTCCGACTCGTCCACCCCATCTACCGCCCCCGCATCCGCCG GTGCGCCGGGAGCGGAGGGGTTCGACGGGCCGGAGTGGAAGAAGGTCAGTGCCAAGCGGTTCGGGATCAAGGAGTCCATGATCCCCGCAGAAGCCTGGAACGTACTACACCGCCTCCGCAGCAGAG GATATGATGTGTACCTTGTTGGTGGTTGTGTTCGAGATCTCATAATGAAGAAGACGCCAAAAGATTTCGACATAATAACAACAGCTGATCTTAGGCAG GTGAAAGACACTTTCTCAGGATCAGCTGTTATAGTAGGAAGGCGTTTCCCCATATGCCATGTACATGAGAACAATTCCATCGTTGAG GTGTCAAGTTTTTATACTAGCGCAAGGGGGTCAAGTGGTAGCCAGATTTACAATTCAAAGAGCCAAAATTGTAGCAAGAATGATTTTGTTCGCTGGAAGAACTGCCAAGGGAGGGACTTCACAATTAATGG GTTAATGTTCAACCCATATTCAGAAAAGATCTATGATTACTTGGGAGGCATTGAAGATATTAAGAAAGCTAAG GTTCGGACTGTAATTCCTGCTGGCACTTCGTTCCAGGAGGACTGTG CCCGTATTCTACGTGCAATCAGAATTGCAGCTCGTTTAGGGTTTAGCTTCCCCAAAGAAACAGCTTATTATGTGAGAATGCTTGCTTACTCAGTGGCAAGACTAGACAAG GGAAGGATACTCATGGAGATGAACTATATGCTTGCTTATGGTTCAGCTGAAGCTTCTTTAAGGTTGCTGTGGAGGTTTGGCCTCCTTGAACATTTGTTGCCCTTTCAG GCAGCATATTTCTCTTCGACTCGTTTTAAGAGGAAGGATAAAGGAACTAATATGCTACTT GTCTTATTTTCTAAGCTGGATAATTTTCTTGCACCTAATAGGCCATGTCATAATAGTCTATG GATAAGCCTTTTAGCCTTTCATGAAGCATTGGCACGCAAACCATGTGATCCTTTGGTAGTGGCTACTTTTGCACTAGCCTTCTACCTGGGAGGTGATATGTCTTTGGCAGTGGATATCGGAAAATCAATCAACCGGCAACATGATACTGGATTTCGAGAGCTCATAGAACCCAAAGTCTGGACAGATAAGCATTTGGCAGGTGAAGTACAAAGCTTCGCTGCATTGATGAAGCGGGCATTAACTGAAATGACTGATGAGTATCATGTCGCAAATGCTATGGTGAAAATCCCTCAAGCACCATCATCAGATCTT GTGTTTATACCACTACAAGCCTACCTGAAGGTTCTCAAATTTATCGAGAGTGTTCAATATGGCAAAAAGGAGCTTGGCTATGAACCAAAACGTGACGGGATGATCAATTACCATAACCTGTCTAATGGTACACATGCAGAAATAACAAATCTCTTTACACTGGTTGTTTTCGACACACTATACCCTACAGACATGGAGGCTGAAGATGGCTGCAGTTCTTAA
- the LOC136492990 gene encoding uncharacterized protein isoform X1, with amino-acid sequence MALRSPELRWLGSLTRPGRLAPSPLAALASPRRRRRAPSPSQSPSSPSPSDSSTPSTAPASAGAPGAEGFDGPEWKKVSAKRFGIKESMIPAEAWNVLHRLRSRGYDVYLVGGCVRDLIMKKTPKDFDIITTADLRQVKDTFSGSAVIVGRRFPICHVHENNSIVEVSSFYTSARGSSGSQIYNSKSQNCSKNDFVRWKNCQGRDFTINGLMFNPYSEKIYDYLGGIEDIKKAKVRTVIPAGTSFQEDCARILRAIRIAARLGFSFPKETAYYVRMLAYSVARLDKGRILMEMNYMLAYGSAEASLRLLWRFGLLEHLLPFQAAYFSSTRFKRKDKGTNMLLVCFILVLFSKLDNFLAPNRPCHNSLWISLLAFHEALARKPCDPLVVATFALAFYLGGDMSLAVDIGKSINRQHDTGFRELIEPKVWTDKHLAGEVQSFAALMKRALTEMTDEYHVANAMVKIPQAPSSDLVFIPLQAYLKVLKFIESVQYGKKELGYEPKRDGMINYHNLSNGTHAEITNLFTLVVFDTLYPTDMEAEDGCSS; translated from the exons ATGGCCCTGCGCTCCCCGGAGCTGCGGTGGCTCGGCTCGCTCACGCGGCCCGGCCGCCTCGCTCCATCCCCACTCGCGGCGCTCGCCTCcccacggcgccgccgccgcgcaccgtCCCCGTCGCAGTCCCCTTCTTCGCCCTCGCCCTCCGACTCGTCCACCCCATCTACCGCCCCCGCATCCGCCG GTGCGCCGGGAGCGGAGGGGTTCGACGGGCCGGAGTGGAAGAAGGTCAGTGCCAAGCGGTTCGGGATCAAGGAGTCCATGATCCCCGCAGAAGCCTGGAACGTACTACACCGCCTCCGCAGCAGAG GATATGATGTGTACCTTGTTGGTGGTTGTGTTCGAGATCTCATAATGAAGAAGACGCCAAAAGATTTCGACATAATAACAACAGCTGATCTTAGGCAG GTGAAAGACACTTTCTCAGGATCAGCTGTTATAGTAGGAAGGCGTTTCCCCATATGCCATGTACATGAGAACAATTCCATCGTTGAG GTGTCAAGTTTTTATACTAGCGCAAGGGGGTCAAGTGGTAGCCAGATTTACAATTCAAAGAGCCAAAATTGTAGCAAGAATGATTTTGTTCGCTGGAAGAACTGCCAAGGGAGGGACTTCACAATTAATGG GTTAATGTTCAACCCATATTCAGAAAAGATCTATGATTACTTGGGAGGCATTGAAGATATTAAGAAAGCTAAG GTTCGGACTGTAATTCCTGCTGGCACTTCGTTCCAGGAGGACTGTG CCCGTATTCTACGTGCAATCAGAATTGCAGCTCGTTTAGGGTTTAGCTTCCCCAAAGAAACAGCTTATTATGTGAGAATGCTTGCTTACTCAGTGGCAAGACTAGACAAG GGAAGGATACTCATGGAGATGAACTATATGCTTGCTTATGGTTCAGCTGAAGCTTCTTTAAGGTTGCTGTGGAGGTTTGGCCTCCTTGAACATTTGTTGCCCTTTCAG GCAGCATATTTCTCTTCGACTCGTTTTAAGAGGAAGGATAAAGGAACTAATATGCTACTTGTATGTTTTATTTTG GTCTTATTTTCTAAGCTGGATAATTTTCTTGCACCTAATAGGCCATGTCATAATAGTCTATG GATAAGCCTTTTAGCCTTTCATGAAGCATTGGCACGCAAACCATGTGATCCTTTGGTAGTGGCTACTTTTGCACTAGCCTTCTACCTGGGAGGTGATATGTCTTTGGCAGTGGATATCGGAAAATCAATCAACCGGCAACATGATACTGGATTTCGAGAGCTCATAGAACCCAAAGTCTGGACAGATAAGCATTTGGCAGGTGAAGTACAAAGCTTCGCTGCATTGATGAAGCGGGCATTAACTGAAATGACTGATGAGTATCATGTCGCAAATGCTATGGTGAAAATCCCTCAAGCACCATCATCAGATCTT GTGTTTATACCACTACAAGCCTACCTGAAGGTTCTCAAATTTATCGAGAGTGTTCAATATGGCAAAAAGGAGCTTGGCTATGAACCAAAACGTGACGGGATGATCAATTACCATAACCTGTCTAATGGTACACATGCAGAAATAACAAATCTCTTTACACTGGTTGTTTTCGACACACTATACCCTACAGACATGGAGGCTGAAGATGGCTGCAGTTCTTAA